TCGAGGACCGGACGGACCGCCTCGTCGCCGTTCACGGCACCGTGACGGCGACGCTGCTGGTGCTTCCCTCCTACTTCATCTACTACGTCTACCTGTTCTTCCCGCTCGTGGCCCTGCTCTACCTCATGGACGCGAGCCGCGCCCGGACGCTGTTCGTCGCCGGCGCGGCCGTCGCGAACCTGTCGTTCACGCTCAACAACGCCGAGAACGTGGTCCGCCTCCTCCCGGAAGTGGTCCGGCCGACGCTGTTCGCTGCCGTCCGGCCGACGTTCACGCTCGCGTCCCCCATCGAGTACGGAATGGCACTGATGCTCGGGGCGTGCGTGCTCCACCGGGCGACCAGAGAGGCAGAGGCGGTCAGAACAGACGCTTCAGCCGCGGCGTGACGAACGCGTTGAAAAGCAGCGTGACGACCGCGCCCAGCGGCAGGAGGCCGAACGCGACCACCGTCAGGACCGGCCGGTCGATCCCGCCCGCGTTGGCCCCGAGCCCGGTCAGTGGCGCGAGGACGGCAGCGACGTAGAGGTACGTCGGCTGCCAGGCGAACGCCTTCCGCGTCGTCCGCACCACGACGATGAAGATGGCGGGCATGAGCACCGCGCCGATGGCTATCAGCACGCCCGGCCCCGGCGCGGACCCGATGAGCACCGTCGTCCGGACGAACTCGAACACGGGTACGAGGCCGTAGTCGGCGGCGAGCAGCGCTTCCCGCAGCGCCGCGGCGTCGGTCCCGCTCGCACGTACCTGCGCAGCCAGTTCCCGGAGCGCGTCGAGGTTCTCCCGGGCGTACATGCCGACCCCGACGGCGTAGACGAGCGTCGTCAGGAAGACGAGCGGCCACCCGTAGTTGATAGACCGCAGTCGATCGATAAGCCCCGGTCCGTCGGCCGTCGACGTCGCGCCGTCGTCGCTCTCCGCTCCCGATCCGGTCGCGGCGTCCGCCGCGGAGCCCGTTCCGGCGCCGGACGCGCTCGTCGTCCCGGTCCGCGTCGACGCGGTGGTGCCCGTCCGCGTCCCGGTAGTCGCACTCGACGACGTTCCGGCCCCGGTAGCGGTCCCGCTCGCGCTCGTACTCGTCGTCGATCCGCCGGAGCCCCGCCCGGTTCCGCCGGTTCCGCCGGTTCCGGTCGAGGCCCCGGTCGTACCGGTGGCTCCAGCGGTCCCCGTCGCCGACGTCGTCCGCGTCGACGACCCGTCGGTAGTCCCGCTTCCCGAAGCGCCGGCGGTCGTTCCGCTCGTCGCGCTCGACGCGCTCGATGCGCCGCCGGTCGCCGCCGATCCGTCGCTCGCACTCCCGTCGGAGTCCGCGGGCTTCCACTGGTCGGCGCTCGGCAGGCCCTCGAGGCGCTTCGCGACGTAGTCCTTGTGCCCCAGGCGGTCGTACGCCTTCCGCTCGACCGGGTCCTTCAGGGTGTCGTACCCCTTCTTGAGGGCGGTGAACTGCGCGGGGGCGCGCGGGTCGTCGTTCAG
This portion of the Halostella limicola genome encodes:
- a CDS encoding J domain-containing protein codes for the protein MAYDFYDLLGVSEDASQDEIKDAFRDKVQEVHPDLNDDPRAPAQFTALKKGYDTLKDPVERKAYDRLGHKDYVAKRLEGLPSADQWKPADSDGSASDGSAATGGASSASSATSGTTAGASGSGTTDGSSTRTTSATGTAGATGTTGASTGTGGTGGTGRGSGGSTTSTSASGTATGAGTSSSATTGTRTGTTASTRTGTTSASGAGTGSAADAATGSGAESDDGATSTADGPGLIDRLRSINYGWPLVFLTTLVYAVGVGMYARENLDALRELAAQVRASGTDAAALREALLAADYGLVPVFEFVRTTVLIGSAPGPGVLIAIGAVLMPAIFIVVVRTTRKAFAWQPTYLYVAAVLAPLTGLGANAGGIDRPVLTVVAFGLLPLGAVVTLLFNAFVTPRLKRLF